The Magnolia sinica isolate HGM2019 chromosome 9, MsV1, whole genome shotgun sequence sequence taaatatttcttagggcccatcataacatttatttttcatctaatttattcgttaggtcacaaagacccgaattaagaggaaaaacaaattcatattgatccgaaacttctgtgaacccTAAAAGagttttaatgatagacgttcaataccccactgctttttgcagtgtggcccacttgattgttagatcttTCTTAAttttcgtctcaagacttaagatgagctttccaaatggatggacggtttggatataaaacgtacctcatgatgggacccacagaacttgctgacgtcaatacataggctatatagctgatgtgtggtacaccagccaatccgcttcccagcaAGACCGAATCCGTCCTGACAGGatggtacgcaatccgcgtcccacctaAGATGTTCCCACATGGGAAAGTCTGATACACGTCATGATGTAAATGCAACTAGTTggggtgtgggcccacctttgtatATGTACGGCATTCCCGTGATGAAAATGGGATTCCCTTAAGATCATGAAGATCCAACCATCCCCGGTAAGCCACTCCATGAATTTTGAGGTTTCTGGgtggctgtccattgatttcagtcgtgtggcccacataacaatTGGATCATCaggatttttgggccattttaTTTTGATGATGATGGATTAGATGTCATGCAAGCATGACATCATAGTGGCCACCAACTACAGGTGGTTGGATATTTTGTAATATGCAACTAGTTGCATACGGCCcgtttcaaatattttaaaacaTGGGATGTGATGTAATATCTGCAAGTAGTTGCATACGACCCGTTTCAGATATTTTAAGACATGGGATGTTTTGTAATATGCAACTAGTTCATACGACCCGTTTCAAATATTATAAAACATGGGACATTTCACATTTTCAAAACTTCGCTCTCCGTTGACATAAATGGGTATCTCAGAAACCCTAAGCAATGTTAGTAGGTGGTTTCCCATTATCTTAGGGCATGTTTCGCGGGGCGGATTAAGAgtgattaggagggatgggatggattttaaggtaatgatggtggtgtcagtggattggtttaagatccatgggattgctatatctcgggacaagttcaccgattCTGTTTAGCACGCctggcatatcctgggattttaccttccattCCCTTTCAATCCGTCCAATCAAAGACGCTCTAGGCATGATTGAATGtgattaggagggatgagatcaattttaaggtaatgatggtgatgttagtggattggtttaagatgaTCCATGAGTTGGCTATAttccgggacaagttcatcgggtctgtttggctcattTGCCATATCcagggattttaccatcccatccgtCCTTATCCCATGGGATCTGTCCAGCCAAACACACCCTAGGAACCTGGACGTACCGGTATACaatggatctgccccattttaaCGGAGCCAGGTCCAACTTCTCAGACCATAGAGCAATTCGGTCAGGTTCATATCTGGgtcgggagcagattaggtgttatccatattgtgtggggcccaccctaatgaaTATGTTTTATATCTCCAGTGGCCCACGTTAATGAATATGTTTTAACGGTACATatacaaaggtgggcccacaccccTTTGTTTTAACGGTACCTTAATGAATAAATGCAACTAGCTGGGGTGTGGACCTTGAGCATATTCTTAAGAAGATTTAAATCTCCAGTGGGCTatacaaaggtgggcccacaccccTTTGTTTTAAGGGTACCTTAATGAATAAATGCAACTAGCTGGGGTGTGGGCCTTGAACATATTCTTAAGAAGATTTAAATCTCCAGcgggccacaccactggaaaaagtggtaaatgaccattaaaaacttttataggccaccaaagttttggatcaagttgatctttgcattttctcttcatccaggtctggttgaccttatcaaccgcttggatgacaaataaacattacagatctTCTTAATGTGGGCCatgggatgtttttaatggtgggcattcaaccactacCTTTTCCTTGTGGggtgatccacatgagatttggatctgcttaatttttgggaccaattTCGAAaataggctggaaaaatggatggacggcatagatatacaatacattcatcaatgtgggccccaccgtaacaGTAACACACACTgacgtgttacccgggtaacacctaatccgccccTCGTTAGATTCTGCAACCTTATTCGCAAAGCGACACCTTTCCTAACCCTCCAATGTCAAAGATTCTGCACCCTGCTGCCGACACCACCCCCGGCTGTGGTGTGTTGATGTATTGGgcaatgtggggcccaatgtaatgtatatgtttcatatccactccattcatccgttttgtccCCTCATTATAAGTAATGAACCCAAAAATATAgcagatctaaggcttaagtgggccacaccacaggaaacagtggtgatggaatgcccaccattaaaaacttcttagtggtcacaaaagtttttggaacaggataatatttttgctttcccttcacccaggtctaagtgaccttatcaataggttggattataaataaacattacattgagccCTAAAAAAACTTCATATGTGAGTGTCATTAACTCCACTGTAGTGTCCACTTGAACTTCAGgtcggcttcattttttggttcatgcactaaactaagctttaaaaaaaattaaaaaaataagataaataaataaagcatgaaagtaaaacaaatacatcatgcttAGTCCCACAACACCTAATGCACGGTAGTCTTAATGTATGGAACCTCGATAGGCTGACCTAATTTAAATAAGATTTGATAACTTCTTTATggtctaacatttttttttttcaatattgaCCCCGGCGTCGGCAACATCACCTAATGCATGTCCCAATTCAAGACATGAACAATGAAAAAAGTAAGCAAGATCTATGACTCAAGTAGGGCATAGTACAAAGAACAATAGGGATGACATGCAAACCATATATTTGTATATGGGCCGTCATGGTTTGTTTCTTCTATTGGACGCTGGTAATTCACTGGaataaagtgaaaatacaaaaatcagcttgatccaagtaGTAGGCAAGTCATACCATATAAATATACTGGACTTAAGAGTAGCTTTATATTATTTTCATTAGTGTGATCCATCAAAGTTTTTATTAGCATAATCGATTTACCTATAAAACATTATTCGACTTTCATAAGGTTGAAAATAATGCTTAAATATGAGACAATTCTACTCTtccgtgggccacaacatatgaatcaaattaaatgattacattttttttttttctgaacatTCAATTGTTTTGATTTATGGTGGTCCATTTCAGGTGCGAAATAGCCTTATTTTTCATGCAAGAATATCTAACAATGTAGTTCACTTGATGGAAAGTTTAGATCTCACATGCACGTCATTTTGTGACACATGCACCCATGTGTGAATGTGCATGTGGGGAAGTGATATTCTGGAGTGATTTTCctatgagaaaaactttgatactctgaaagagtgtgataaatgatatgcgggcacttagaaattatttaAGAATTGCAAAGGTAGAATACAAGTAGTCAAATAAAACCATCCAACTTACGATAACCAATGTATATATGTGATGAACAACTTTATTGGTAGGCATTTATTGGattgttaaaaatgaaaaatatccaatggtcccatTTCCTcgaacaagtgtccacaaatcagtgaTTAAGATTGTTCAATCTATCTAATCCTGGGATTGTGACTTGGGGATGGTGGACCATACAATTTAgctaatttaatttatttaagttAATGTATGCCATATGTACCATTTATGAGTGCCTActtatcaagcatcatatgcagccACTCTCTCTATTAGGTGAGAACCATCATTTAAATAGTTCATATGAAATATTAGTACGATAAAGCCTCTAATGGGTGAGACCATTGGGAAcattaattgtaaaaagaatCCGGATCCTATGTTTGCCACAAGCAGAGATTTCTTGATTGTTGCAATGTGATTAGTCTATGTCATCATTGATGTTGTGAATACTATTGCATTAAATGCGGTCAATGATGTTGTGACCTAATTAGATTTCTTAATTGTTACAAAGTGATTAGTCCATATCATCATTGATGTTGTGAGTACTATCGCGGTCAATGATGTTGTGACCTAATTAAATTTCTTGATTGTTACAAAGTGATTAGTCTATGTTATCATTGATGTTGTGAGTACTATTGCGGTCAATGATGTTGTGACCTAATTAGATTTCTTGATTGTTACAAAGTGATTAGTCCATATCATCATTGATGTTGTGAGTACTATTGTATTAAACGCAGTTGGTGTTTATGTGACCTAGTCACATTGCAACCACCAAAAAATTCATGCTTGTGGCAAGTAGAGGATCCAGACTCTTGTAAAAATGCTCGCAAAGCATCTAAGCTTACAAAGTATGGCTCGCCTAATATTTAGATCAAGcttctttttatattttcacttcatcctaatgAGTTATACCTAATTAATAGGTTTGATAaaagaaatacatcatgatggcccacacacaaacTTATGTTTGTCATTTGGGTGCATGTAAAGTTTTTAAGTAGTAATCAGATTACATGGATTGTTTTGATGAGTGCATATGCTTGTAATAAGATTACAAGTTGTAATCATATTACAACTATAATTTAAAACATGCAACATGACAAAATAGCATGTTTCATAAGGTAAATAGATTACATGCAatagatttattttttgaaatttttggatGCAAGAAAATGGCAGCTTTGGCATTTTCACTCTCCCTTTCTTTCGACGATTGGATCCATGGTTCAATGATATAGACCATTGTCCATCTACGGCCCATTATACACATGGGGCCACTACAAGCCCTTCTATGAGTATCATCCATCTATGTTTGAAGAATTAACTGTCCCGTATGCCATGTACACATGGCCAACACCCGTGGGAGCCATTGCACATGTGAAGCACgcaataattttttatatttaatagtTTCTCATCACAAAAGgaaatttatttatattcaatAAATTCTCGAAAAGTATTCCTCATGATAAGACCAAACTTGTtggagtggacctcaccataagaaatagtgggatgGAAATGCAATAATTGAAACTTCGTAGGGACCACCGTGAAGTTTATACGCCATtcaaccacaaatatcagccatGCAAAATTTTAaagcctgggaaggtttcaaccttAGGTgtttgtttcatgtgatgtggcccacttgacttttagatattcttcatttttcggctcacgTCTTAATACAAACCAACCGGCGCaggattggaaacggattggctactcccccttccaacagccaatggctggtggtcagtgctctgtgggccccaccatgatgtatgtgtttcatccatgccgtctatctatttttctagatcattttagggaatgagacaaaaaataaggtatatcccaatctcaagtagaccatcttacaggaaacagtgtttaatgaacgtagaccattaaaaactttttggggaccatatataaatgttttggatcaagctgatctttgttttttcccttcatctgggtctgtatgacctaatcaactgactggatgtcaaatgaacagtacagtgggctttaggaggattttaatgatggatatccaattactattgttttcctgtggtgtggtccacctgagattttcatccctctcatttttcggatccatccataaaatgaactctaaaaatgaatgaacggcatggatgagacacatacatcatgatgggcccacagagcaccgtccatcagccaccgggctagtggcagggggagtagccaatccgtttcccgcagGAATGGAGAAGGTCGATGTCACACAGACTTCATGGTAGGCCCCGTAGAGCTCTTGATTACAGGGGCTGCAGGTTGTAGGTAACAGGTGTCCTCATGGCAATCGAGACCGTTGATATGGCAGGTTGCTGCATTGATGGGCTGTGGACCAAAATTCATGGTGACTGACTGGACAACTCTAAAGCTTTTGTACAAGCCACACGTGCTAGCATTGCAAATAcgtgcgagatccaatccatccatcaggttgctCCAACTTGTTAcctgttttcccaaaaataaatctggtctgCTCAAAATATGGCCCTAGTAATGGAAACTGGtcgatgggttagaaaacttcagctaaGGTTTTCAGTGTCGtatatttgttttgcaaactgtggccaaCCCAACCAacggatcaacctgattcttcgGCTAACGCATCAATATAGCCGTGCCGTTGTaacagatggattggatcttggagttatgatgccacgttggcacacgTGTGAAGCGGACGTGTTAATGTCACATGGACATGAGGGGCTCTACACGTTGGTGGGTCCCCAGAGCTAGGGTGTTTTACCCGTTGCGATTTGTTTTATAGAGGATTTTGGTTCCTCTAATAGAGGTAGGGCTCTACACAAACCAAGTTAGCAcagttaactcactcgactcgactggaAAAAGCACAATTCGGCTCAATTCGAAACTAAGTTCCTGCCTGAgtagagctgattttttaagctcgaaaaaattttgaactgaaatcgagctcaacttgactcggatcgaaccccaactcgaatcctACTCGTATCAAACCAATTTGGttactcggttactttgatattgatgttgctaaccaagtgttcgatgaaatgactcaacgaagtgtcggcaaGGAAGGTatttatatgaaacaaataccattttttcttgattttgatgttgcctataaggtgtttgatgaaatacctgtaaacaacTGTTGTTATTTTGCATGCAGTatgaaattgaaagtgcactctatgtgtctgtgaaaatgccgcacagactcgatcttggctcgaactcaagcTTGAAccggcccgagctactgaccgaaccaagccgagctggccaatcaagctcgaggactaagtcaagccgagtttgagctggggtcggctagtggccaagccgagtcgagttatgccaagctcgactcagttcaactcttGTACACCTCTAAATAGAGGGCAAGAATTTCCTAAAACTCATATGAGGCACCCTAATTAATTAACAGACCGGATCTCTTAGAAATTATTTAAGAATTGCAAAGATATAATACAAGTAGTCAAATAAAACCATCCAAACTTACAAGTGgtggactgagtgaaagatactccgtttcaacactgaggtcttggtatcgatccctagtgggggtggctaacagtgaagtgtgaactgacagcgggatgtactaacaagctaaccaaaaaaaaaaacaaccatccAACTTATGGTACCCAATGTAGATATGTGATGAACTACCGGATTGGTAGGCATTTATTGGATTGTTAAAGatgaaaaacatccaatggtcctatttcctcaaacaagtgtccacgaatcagaggttaagattgtTCAGTCCATCTGATCCTGGGATTGTGACTTGGggatggtggaccacacaatttaGCTAATTTTATTTAAGTTAATGTATGCCATATGTACGATTTATGAGTGCCTACTTATCAAGCATTATATGCAGCCACTGTGTCCATTGGGTGAGAACCATCATTCAAATCGTTCATATGAAACATCAGTCCAATAAAGCCTCTAATGGACCACATCATTGGGAACATCGTAAAAAGAATCCAGATCCTATGCTTGCCACAAGCAGAGATTTCTTGATTGTTGCAATGTGATTAGTCCATGTCATCATTGATGTTGTAAGTGctactgcattaaatgcagtcAAAGATGTTGTGACCTAAtcagaattttttattgttacaATGTGATTAGTCCATGTCATCATTGACACTATGAGTACTACTGCATTAAACACAATCGGCATTTATGTGACCTAATCACATTGCAACGAACAGAAAATTAATGCTTATGGCAAGAAGAGGATCTGGACTCTTGTAAAAATGCTCACAAAGCATCTAAGCTCACAAAGTATGGCTTGCCTAATATTTAGATCAAGcttctttttatattttcacttcatcctaatgAGTTATACCTGAttacaggtttgatgaaagaaatacatcatgatggcccacacacaaacTTATGTTTGTCATTCCatcctcattgtttcttgtggtgtggtccaactcaTCCGTGGATCTCGCCGATTTTCTTTTAGGTCTTAGAATAAAAATCAAGATAGAATCTAAcaggtcatttggatgcctgtaaagtctTTAAGTAGTAATCAGATTACATGAATCGTTTAGACGAGTGCATTTGCTTGTAATAAGATTACAAGTTGTAATCATATTGCAACTATAATTTAAAACATGCAACATGACAAAATGACATGTTTCATTAGAGATGGGCATGTCTGATCCGATTCAGTGGATTCGACCCGATCAGGCTCGATCCAACCtgttccgaaccgaaccgacggtctaaatcggtgcggatcgagtgtGTCCATCTAGATCCAATTGTTTTTTGGGACGGGTTTGAATAGTGCTATATCCAGACCAATTCGATCCGAAAACCCGAACTGAAATGATCCGGACCGATCCAACCCGACCCGATCCAGAGCAATCATGTGAGCCATGCGCAGGAGTTCTTCCAGCGGGTGAGGTCTGAATTTGATGTGGGGCCGGAGACTCACAACATCTTGATGAAAGGATGGGGTGATTGCAAGAATGCGGAGGAAGCAGTGaaggtgttcgatgaaatgctagAACGGGGATGTGGCATTGATGTGGTTGCTGATAATATGTTGTTGTCAGCATTATGCCGAGGGGATAAGGTTGACGAGGTGAGTCTGCGGTTCGATCAGATGGGTTCTCATGGGCTCAAACCGAATGCTTGTTCCTACGCTGCTTTTATCCATGCTGCTTGTGAGGCGAATGATGTTCATTCTGCTTTGAGGTTCTTAGATAGGGTGAGAAAGTATGAGTTGGTGTTGAATGTGTTTACTTACAATTGCATCATTAAGCTGTTGTGTAAGAACCAAGAGATCGATGATGTGTACCATATTTTGGATGAAATGACCGAAAGAGGGGCTGACCTTGATGTATGGAGCTACAATGCAATTCTAGCTGCTCATTGCCATCTTTGTGAGGTCAATAAGGTACTTAGGCTTCTTCATAGGATGAAGAAAGTTTGTTGTCCACCAAACCAGCATACTTATAATATGGTTTTGAAAATGCTGATTGAAGTAGGACAGATCGACCAGGCAATGGAAGTTTGGGATAGTATGGGAGAGAGCAGCTTTTACCCATCTGTTACAAGATACTTCGTTATGATTCATGGGCTCTGTAAGAAGAGGGGTAGGATTGAGGATGCATGCAGATACTTTGAGATGATGGTTAATGAAGGGATACCGCCTTATCATTGCACTTGCAACTTGTTGAGGGATTGTCTCTTGTAGTCTGGATTGCGATAGAGGGTTTACATACTTGCGGATAAAATGCAGCAAAGCAATTCGTGCTCAATCCAAGAGCTATCAGAAGCAATGATCTCATCTCTGGCTCAGCCCAAGAAAAGAGATGAAGTTTCTTCAGGATCAAATGAAGAAGAATGAAAAATTGAAACTGAAGCAAAATTGCATGGGGCATGGACTACTTCCTAATCATTTTCAAACACTCGGAGCATAGAATGCAAGCATACTCGGATCCGAACCgtgcccaatccgatctgactcgatttttcctgactgagtcggattcggatcggatcaggcAATGCACATTTTGGATCAGACCGAGTCAGGTGACCTGGACTCAatcccgaatcggatcgagttcgggtcaagccattgAGATTTTGAATCGGATCgaattggacccaatccgatccaactcggaacgatgcccagctctatgttTCATATCATAGGTAAATAGATTACATGCAaaggatttatttttttgaaaattttcaatgctgGAAAATTACAACTTCGGCATTCTCACTCTCCCTTTCTTTCAAGGGCTAGATCCATGGTTCAATGATGTAGATCATCGTCCATCTACGACCCATTATACACCAAGTTCATTATACACGTGGGGCCACTACAATCCCTTCTGTGAGTATCGTCCATCTATGTTCAAAGAATTAACGGTCACGATCTAGCTCACTGTACACATAAGATCATCCATCTATGGTCCCACCGTGCACCATGTATCATTTATGGCCCACTTTGTAATCCATCTTTGTACCTCTGTTTGTGTTATGTATGCCCTTTTGCTGACGTTGGTTGATCATGCATGTATGTCTAACTATACATGTAAAGCCATATACACATGGCCAACACACGTGGGAGCCATCGAACATGTGAACTATGGGATAATTATTTATATTCAATAGTTTCTCATCATAAAAGGAAATTTGTTTATATTCAATAAATTCGCGTGATAAGACCAACCTGTtggaatgggccacaccataagaaataatgggaTGGAAATCCAATACTtgaaacttcttagggtccaccgtgaaGTTTATGTCATTCAActacaaatatcagccttatgCTAAACTTTTATAGcccggggaggtttcaatggtaggtgtttgtTTCATGTTATGTAGTTGATGTatagcgggtcgcagacagtttcatggccaagatggactagaaaaggtCCAATCAAagaggtgatccggaccgtcaaaaCTTAAAACGGATGTATCTCACCAATCAGAATAAGCTAtcagacataccatatatgattttggggaagGGCGAGCtagtttagccacccaacctactacgccaggttgcccatgccaaatttgtgaaataccatcaaatTGACGGTcaaattcctattttaatttcatttttactatttatagtaaattttagtttgagtatgagtcttcatccgttgggctttaggagttgcgaatagttaggggaacatcacggttcagccaaataggacacttactatttagtttaattctgaaacttattccacatattagtatccctatttaaaggggtgtaaactcgtttattcaaTCACCAATCAATTCACAAATTTTTTAGaatattattttcttaaaaataatattctactgaggagtccagagaagcttcgtggattcaaagtagttatccttgaaaaagacagtgatcgacctcagttcatccctgcatcagtagcccacttgagttccatggTAGGTgtttgtttcatgtgatgtggcccatttgggtttTAGATCTTCACCATTTTCAGGCTCATGTCTTAATACGAACCGGCGCAGGAATGGACAAGATCGATGTCACACGGACTTCATGGTAAGCCCGTAGAGCTTTTGATTACAGGGGCTGCCTGAAACAGGATTGTAGGTAACCGGCGTCTTTATggcaatctaaaccgttgatatggCAGGTTGCTACATTGATGGGCTGTGGACCAAAATTCATGGTGACTGGCTGGACAACTCTAAAGCTTGTGTGCAAGCCACACGTGCTAGCATTGCGCATtggtgcgagatccaatccatccatcacgtTTCTCCAACTTGTTAcctgttttcccaaaaataaatcttgtCCGCTCAAAATATGGCCCCAGTAAtgaaaacaggtggatgggttagaaaacttcagctaaGGTTTTCAGAGTCGtatatttgttttgcaaactgtggcccacccaaccaatggatcaacctgattcttcgGCTAAAGCATCAATATGGCCATGCCATTGTaacagatggattggatcttgtcaTGCCACTTGGCACACGTGTGAAGCGGACGTGTTAATGTCACATGGACATGAGGGGTTCACCTGAGGTGACCATAAGAAGTTTGACCCAAGTGACAACAGGATCCCATTGTCCCAATTCCGGCCCTGATCCCTTAAGCCCTGACCCTAGCCCTAACCAGGTGCTTAAAAGGTCTTGGCCCTTGCCCACCCAACAGGGTTGGACGACCAGGCCAGGCCGCCCAAGAAGGAAAAGGATTAAAAGAGGTTTGAAATAAGTCCAATTTaagatttttccttcttttcttttaatatccaccatccataTTACACGATTTggacttgtggtgtggtccacctaaattgtGGATTGGCTAATTTTTTGGCACATGGCCTAGAATTGAAGATAGAATTTCATAGACGGTGAATTTTATATattcaacaaggtgggtccccagAGGTAGGGTGTTTTGCACGTTGCGATTTGTTTTATAGAGGATTTTCGTACCTCTAATAGAGGGCAAGAATTTCCTAAAACTTATATGAGGTACCCTACTTAAATAATGGACCAGATCTCTTAAACAATTTGAAGCATCCCCCTCTCCATCCTATTAAATTCCTATGGAGCTTCATCCCTCTCTTTCTCACCTCTCCATCCACCTAGAAACCCAGGTAGGGGATTTGAATCtccctttcattttctttcactaTATCTGCCCATTCGTGGGTCTAAGAGAAACTATTACAATCCCAAGGGTTTTTAAATCtccctttcattttctttcactaTATCTGCCCATTCGTGGGTCTAAGGGAAACTATTACAATCCCAAGGGTTTTTGAATCtccctttcattttcttttactaTGCCCATCTGTGGGTCTCGAAGAAACTTATATAATCCCAATGGTTTTTTACTCTTACTTATATAATCTCATTGGTTTTTTAATCtccctttcattttctttcatcgtCTGCCCACTCGTGGATCTCAAAGAAACTGTTACGAGTCAAAGGGTTAACTTTATATATTTCATCAATCCTAAGGCTTTTGACATATTGattaggttcttaacaattggtatcagagccaacacAGCATCCTATGCTCGAGTCACGACTCTTGTGAAAAGGGCAACTAGAACTAGAGTGAAAGCCGCCATGGCCTACAAAGGGCTACATGAACAATCAGAGTGTAACCACCAAGTGAAAAAGGCTACCTGGTTAACTAAAGTATAGCCAACATGCCCTGAAAAAAGTAACCTAGAATAGAGGCCAGAATGAGTGCCGTCACAGAGTGAGCTACTACGGAGCATGCTGGAATGTTACCATCCCAAGATTTTACGAGCCTAACTTTACATGTTCCATTAGCCCCAGGGCTTTTGccatattggttaggttcttaacataaacaaagaaaaagaagaagaaagacaaaGAAGGGAAGTATTTGttcctctcttttcatttttttttttttgccatttatccccaaattttaagagattttaatgTGGTGCCTCTTTTGGGCAAGCTAGACCATTCAAATGTTCAGCCCAaaaaatccaaatcattcattgatggggcccaccttagagggagcggattagctatTACCCAGGTAActgcttagtgggtgttacccttaccatgagCTACTAGAGAAAAAAGAATGGAGGAACATTCAAATTTTCTGTT is a genomic window containing:
- the LOC131254881 gene encoding LOW QUALITY PROTEIN: pentatricopeptide repeat-containing protein At1g52640, mitochondrial-like (The sequence of the model RefSeq protein was modified relative to this genomic sequence to represent the inferred CDS: substituted 2 bases at 2 genomic stop codons), which gives rise to MDDVAEPKNSRQPPQKLKPTSWRSSTYNFLKKLHVTTSHSFLKKLQLQSNHVSHAQEFFQRVRSEFDVGPETHNILMKGWGDCKNAEEAVKVFDEMLERGCGIDVVADNMLLSALCRGDKVDEVSLRFDQMGSHGLKPNACSYAAFIHAACEANDVHSALRFLDRVRKYELVLNVFTYNCIIKLLCKNQEIDDVYHILDEMTERGADLDVWSYNAILAAHCHLCEVNKVLRLLHRMKKVCCPPNQHTYNMVLKMLIEVGQIDQAMEVWDSMGESSFYPSVTRYFVMIHGLCKKRGRIEDACRYFEMMVNEGIPPYHCTCNLLRDCLLXSGLRXRVYILADKMQQSNSCSIQELSEAMISSLAQPKKRDEVSSGSNEEE